TGTACACTGGTTTGCATCCCAGAGGTGCTGCCCACTGGCTTCCTCTCTGCACTGGCCTGTGAAAAAGTGCATTAATTACACCTGACATAATGTAAAGTGTGCATTTTATGCACTATTCAACATGATGTGATTGAAGATACATGTTGCACAAGATATTGTCATTTATGGAAGTAAAAATAGCATGTGGGTTTCACAATAGAGCACAAATGTGCCAAGACATAACTGACTCACATCAGTCTATAAGTCTtgctctcaaacacacataaaccGACCTACCACTAGTACAAGGATCCTGAGCTCAGGCCAATGAGTCTCTGGCTCCACCTGCTGGGCTACACTGTCCTTGCCATCGTCTTTCTGTCCCATGATCCACTGAACAAACCCTCCATGCATACTACGGCATGCACTGCCTGAGCCTTGCCGAGCAATCCCAGACAACTCCCCCTCTACGCCAAAAACCCGGGCCAGAGAGTACACTGCAACACAAAGAGACGAAAGAGGGAGTAAGAGCAGATGAGACTGAAGTGTATCAAATGTGAGATAGACATGATATATTGAAGAACACAGGCAACACAATATAGGTCTCTCTAAGATGAGAAGCAGCTGTTCAATAAAATGAGCACTCTGGTGTCATTAGTGtgatacacacactcacctagACATGCGAATCCAGCAGCTGAGGAGGCGAGCCCGGCAGCAGTGGGGAAGTTGTTGACAGAGCAGATGTGGACTTTGTGAGACAAACAAGTCGAATCCAAAGCAGAGTCCCCGTCATTACGTCTCTTCCTTGCTAGTCGTCGAACTAAATACAGAATACAAGAAAAATGACACCGTGGCCTGCGCTCTCTCTAACTCCCAGTTGTTGTCCTCTCTGTGCtttttaagaagaagaagaagaagaagaaaccagacaggactcactctctctcagaCAGGACTGTAGTCGTTGATGGGTTATGTCCTCCTCTTTGCCATTTAACCATATTCGATCTTCCTGAAATGATCTGCTGGTTGCAACTGTTGTAGTTGTTTTCAGCTGAATAGAAAGAGGAAGACGAGACAGATCTAATAACAAATTGTAGCTATCTTATCGCTAAATACAAAGCCAGATTAAGAAACTTTAGCCTCAAGGTTTTCACATCATCTATCTGCATCTATCCGCACTACCTGCAACCACCTCtcctaaccactggtgcactttaaactttaaacttactttacactacatcccatataccattttataaactgcacatattacatctatttattgtacactacattttttttattgacggacggtacacgctatgtccattcactatgttcattcactatgtatattctgtatttctatttattgttttctaatctttttgtacacctgtacctctgtatctgcgctttgctgctttgacacctgaatttccccccggggattaataaaggttcatcttatcttatcatatcatatcatatatgaCACCATTTATGTTACCCATCATCCAGGCACATTTCAACAGCAGATGATATGATGACATGTCACTACTAGTACATAGTTTTGGCAGACTGGGTTCACACAATGCATGAAATAGCACAAGTGACTCTAAATGTTTCATGACTGACCACCCAAACTGAAACATGTTAACACAAACATGCTATAATGAGAAGCAGGAGTGGATTAGCCTCTCTTTTCACTATAGTCTTTATATGATggcaggaaaacacacagcTCTTCACTGTAGGACAGAAGCAACAACACGTTGAAAAGCACATTGACAAAGCTTGTATCCCTACAAACACAAGATTCATAGTGTGATGAAGATGCAATGTTTACTTTCAGTACCTGGTCTTGATGCAATGTGACACTCAACGATGAGTTAATGGGTAGAATTAACTCTTCATTTCTCTTGCCCCCTAAAAAGAAAGTGAGTTTTATACAAGGTGCATATATCATCAGATTAATACAATGAGTATATCAAGTATTCAGTGAGACATTAATACACCATGAAGTCCTAAAGCTACAAACCTACCACACACAGATACTTACAGTACTTGATGACAGCTATATTCACAGGAGCGGTGCATGTAACTGTGTTTGGCTTGTCCATACTATCCCCAGGCATTGCTGTATGTGTAAAGCAATGTTTAGTATTGATCAAATTGCACCTGAATACTCAGAAATACACTGTGCAAGACTCCTCTCGTGTTTAGCAGCTACAGTTCAGCCGGCTAACACTGTAGGTACAACTTTTCCTCCAGGTGTCTCCTGATTGGCTGGTGTTGAACATGTGGCTAATCTCtcgaccaatcagagtcgagctgtTGTGATTAAACAGTaggaacagccaatcagagatcATCTGACCACATGGTGCGAAAATGAGGTCAAGGCTGAGACCAtcccacaccagcaggt
Above is a genomic segment from Sebastes umbrosus isolate fSebUmb1 chromosome 2, fSebUmb1.pri, whole genome shotgun sequence containing:
- the mvda gene encoding diphosphomevalonate decarboxylase, with product MPGDSMDKPNTVTCTAPVNIAVIKYWGKRNEELILPINSSLSVTLHQDQLKTTTTVATSRSFQEDRIWLNGKEEDITHQRLQSCLREIRRLARKRRNDGDSALDSTCLSHKVHICSVNNFPTAAGLASSAAGFACLVYSLARVFGVEGELSGIARQGSGSACRSMHGGFVQWIMGQKDDGKDSVAQQVEPETHWPELRILVLVASAERKPVGSTSGMQTSVQTSCLLKHRAESVVPGRMVEMIKAVRRKDFAAFAELTMKDSNQFHATCLDTYPPIFYLNNVSQRVISLVHRYNRHYGETRVAYTFDAGPNAVIYTLQQHVPEFVQAVQHFFPPETNGGQFITGLPVNRVALSEELIQAIGLEPMSKGISYIISTKAGPGPRVVEDPTQHLLGSDGLPKKTV